A genome region from Streptomyces antimycoticus includes the following:
- a CDS encoding SDR family oxidoreductase, whose translation MRVFVAGGTGHSGSYIIPELIAAGHEVTGLARSDTAAAAVSALGAKVRRGTIEDLDGLKEAAADSDGVIHVAHRQDLLPSGGIDAVAAAELPIMLAYGEALAGTGKPLVAAGSIGSPGQHLGRPATEEDPALPGGDEHKGTLRVRNVVERAVIGLAERGVRSSVVRIANIAHSTTDRAGFLPTLIALAKEKGFVGYPGDGANLWNAVHARDVASVFRLALEKGPAGKYWHAVGDGGIPFREIAEAIGSRLGLPVVSVPADVLMVPGYFGFLANIVTQNYPASNLITRRTLGWEPAQPGLLADLDNGHYFPAG comes from the coding sequence ATGCGCGTTTTCGTCGCTGGTGGGACCGGTCATTCCGGTTCCTACATCATCCCCGAGCTCATCGCCGCCGGGCACGAGGTCACCGGCCTGGCCCGGTCGGACACAGCCGCGGCGGCGGTGTCCGCGCTCGGCGCGAAGGTGCGTCGCGGCACCATCGAGGATCTCGACGGGCTCAAGGAGGCGGCCGCGGACTCCGACGGCGTCATCCACGTCGCGCACAGGCAGGACCTGCTTCCCTCCGGTGGGATCGACGCCGTGGCCGCCGCGGAGCTCCCGATCATGCTCGCGTACGGCGAGGCACTGGCGGGAACCGGAAAGCCGCTGGTCGCGGCGGGGAGCATCGGCTCACCCGGGCAGCACCTGGGCCGGCCGGCCACCGAGGAGGACCCGGCCCTTCCCGGCGGCGATGAGCACAAGGGCACCCTGCGGGTTCGTAACGTCGTGGAAAGGGCCGTGATCGGCCTCGCCGAGCGGGGAGTGCGCTCTTCGGTCGTGCGGATCGCCAACATCGCGCACAGCACGACCGATCGTGCCGGCTTCCTCCCCACGCTGATCGCGCTCGCGAAGGAGAAGGGTTTCGTCGGCTACCCCGGGGACGGCGCGAACCTGTGGAACGCCGTGCACGCCCGCGATGTCGCCTCCGTGTTCCGCTTGGCGCTGGAGAAGGGGCCGGCCGGCAAATACTGGCACGCGGTCGGGGACGGGGGCATCCCGTTCCGCGAGATCGCCGAGGCCATCGGCAGCCGTCTGGGCCTGCCCGTCGTGAGCGTTCCCGCGGACGTACTGATGGTGCCGGGATACTTCGGGTTTCTCGCGAACATCGTCACGCAGAACTACCCGGCGTCCAACCTCATCACCCGCCGGACCCTCGGCTGGGAACCCGCTCAGCCCGGCCTGCTCGCCGATTTGGACAACGGCCATTATTTCCCCGCCGGTTGA
- a CDS encoding NADPH-dependent F420 reductase has translation MGASGIERRPSRHSTVSTTQSLTTAGWAWRPIQLQKADTPMSSISIIGLGNVARALAARALAGGNAVEIIGRNPAKAEELAAALGGATVGTADAAPAGDIVVLAVPYAGAAAVVSEYGDALQGKVIIDVTNPVTPDFQGFVTPDDSSGAQEIAKAAPAGAHVVKAFNTLFSHVLAAGPAEGRPLDVFIAGDDAQAKARVSAFIESLGLRPMDTGELPMARALENVGLLELGLITHSVKHANFSLGVTMLG, from the coding sequence ATGGGCGCATCAGGAATTGAGCGCCGCCCATCGCGTCATTCGACGGTGTCGACGACACAATCGTTAACAACGGCGGGGTGGGCATGGCGTCCTATCCAGCTCCAGAAAGCAGACACACCAATGAGCAGCATCAGCATTATCGGCCTGGGGAACGTGGCCCGCGCCCTGGCCGCCCGGGCGCTCGCCGGCGGCAACGCCGTCGAGATCATCGGCCGTAACCCGGCCAAGGCCGAGGAATTGGCCGCCGCGCTCGGCGGCGCCACTGTCGGGACGGCCGACGCCGCCCCGGCCGGGGACATCGTTGTCCTCGCCGTGCCGTACGCCGGCGCGGCGGCGGTGGTGAGCGAGTACGGGGACGCACTGCAGGGCAAGGTCATCATCGACGTCACCAACCCCGTCACCCCCGATTTCCAGGGCTTTGTCACCCCCGACGACAGTTCCGGCGCGCAGGAGATCGCCAAGGCCGCGCCCGCCGGCGCGCATGTCGTCAAGGCGTTCAACACCCTGTTCTCCCATGTGTTGGCGGCCGGTCCGGCCGAGGGCCGTCCGTTGGACGTGTTCATCGCCGGCGACGACGCGCAGGCAAAGGCACGCGTGTCGGCGTTCATCGAGAGCCTGGGGCTGCGTCCGATGGACACCGGGGAGCTTCCGATGGCGCGGGCACTGGAGAACGTCGGCCTGCTGGAGCTGGGCCTGATCACCCACTCCGTCAAGCACGCCAACTTCTCCCTCGGGGTCACCATGCTCGGCTGA
- a CDS encoding LysR family transcriptional regulator produces MDLDLRKLRYFVTVADQLHFGRAADELHIAQPVLSRQIRALEQDLGASLFTRDRHGVALTDAGRQLLEDAGPLLASAHAARRRVSVAARGSRRLVVGFRAGIPVIPAARAFEARHPDVVVDVQRIEWDDQAPMLLDGRIDVGYVRLPIDEAGLRVTPLYTEPRVAVLPAGHRLAGKEEVTEADLAGEPLVWHADPSTQPTRRPHPNAGYRVRGVDETLEHVAAGRGISFLARSATVFYSHPDVIYVPIPDLAPDQVCLAVAASRTSPVVDDFFTAAQATAEITAECGNYEMWQLASDAVSQHG; encoded by the coding sequence ATGGATCTGGACCTGCGCAAACTGCGTTACTTCGTCACCGTGGCCGACCAGTTGCACTTCGGCCGCGCCGCCGATGAGCTGCATATCGCGCAGCCGGTGCTCAGCCGGCAGATCCGCGCGCTCGAGCAGGACCTCGGCGCCTCGCTGTTCACCAGGGATCGCCACGGCGTAGCGCTGACCGACGCGGGTCGACAATTGCTGGAGGACGCCGGTCCGCTGCTCGCCTCCGCGCACGCGGCCCGCCGCCGGGTGTCCGTGGCCGCCCGCGGCAGCCGGCGGCTGGTGGTCGGTTTCCGGGCCGGCATCCCGGTCATCCCGGCGGCGCGGGCGTTCGAGGCCCGGCACCCGGACGTGGTCGTGGACGTGCAGCGGATCGAATGGGACGACCAGGCGCCGATGCTGCTCGACGGCCGCATCGACGTCGGCTATGTGCGGCTGCCCATCGACGAGGCCGGCCTGCGCGTCACCCCGCTGTACACCGAGCCGCGGGTGGCGGTGCTGCCCGCCGGCCACCGGTTGGCCGGCAAGGAGGAGGTCACCGAGGCCGACCTGGCCGGCGAACCGCTGGTCTGGCATGCCGATCCGAGCACGCAGCCCACCAGGCGCCCGCACCCTAACGCCGGGTACCGGGTGCGCGGGGTGGACGAGACGCTCGAGCATGTCGCGGCCGGCCGGGGCATCTCGTTCCTAGCCCGTTCGGCGACCGTGTTCTACTCACATCCGGACGTCATCTATGTGCCCATCCCGGATCTGGCGCCCGACCAGGTGTGCCTCGCGGTGGCGGCATCGCGCACGTCGCCAGTGGTGGATGACTTCTTCACCGCGGCTCAGGCGACGGCCGAGATCACGGCAGAATGCGGGAACTATGAAATGTGGCAGCTTGCAAGCGATGCCGTTTCACAGCACGGTTGA
- a CDS encoding NADPH-dependent F420 reductase, whose amino-acid sequence MSSISIIGAGNMARTIGTRAIAGGNTVEVMGRDQSKAADLAKALGGGATTGEWGTAPAGDIVIVALLYDGVVPTVAQYGDALAGKVIVDISNPFNSTFDGLAHREETSIAQEVAKAAPASANVVKAFNTIFRHVLEKGRPDVFIAGDNAQAKASVEAFIESLGLRPLDVGGLKMAHWLEGAGVVTVGLANHGVGNLDFALSVTELPV is encoded by the coding sequence ATGAGCAGCATCAGCATCATCGGCGCCGGGAACATGGCCCGCACCATCGGCACGCGGGCGATAGCGGGCGGCAACACCGTCGAGGTCATGGGCCGCGATCAGTCCAAGGCCGCCGACCTGGCCAAGGCTCTCGGCGGCGGCGCCACGACGGGAGAATGGGGCACCGCCCCGGCCGGGGACATCGTCATCGTGGCCCTGTTGTACGACGGTGTCGTGCCGACCGTCGCCCAGTACGGAGACGCTCTCGCGGGCAAGGTCATCGTCGACATCAGCAATCCCTTCAATTCCACGTTCGACGGGCTGGCCCACCGCGAGGAGACCTCGATCGCGCAGGAAGTCGCCAAGGCCGCCCCGGCCAGCGCCAACGTGGTGAAGGCGTTCAACACCATCTTCCGTCACGTCCTGGAGAAGGGTCGGCCCGACGTCTTCATCGCCGGCGACAATGCACAGGCCAAGGCAAGTGTGGAGGCGTTCATCGAGAGCCTCGGGCTGCGCCCGCTGGACGTCGGCGGCCTGAAAATGGCGCACTGGCTGGAAGGAGCGGGCGTGGTCACGGTGGGCCTCGCCAACCACGGGGTGGGGAACCTGGACTTCGCCCTCAGCGTCACCGAACTTCCCGTCTGA
- a CDS encoding SDR family NAD(P)-dependent oxidoreductase, which produces MGKLDGKVAVITGGTTGMALAGAKLFVDEGAHVFITGRRQDALDEAVKQIGRNVTGVQGDAADLDDLDRLYDTVKREKGSLDVLWASAGGGEPAPLGEITEAQFDTWFGLNARGTLFTVQKALPLFNDGGSILMTGSNASLGAFPGWSVYAGSKAVQQAWARIWLNELKDRRIRVNVLTPGQVATAKQEELFDEATKRQFESLIPRGQMGRPDEIATAALFLASDDSSYVNGMELVADGGTTAI; this is translated from the coding sequence ATGGGAAAGCTTGACGGCAAGGTAGCGGTCATCACCGGCGGCACCACCGGCATGGCGCTGGCCGGCGCGAAGCTGTTCGTCGACGAGGGAGCGCACGTCTTCATCACCGGCCGCCGCCAGGACGCCCTGGACGAGGCCGTGAAGCAGATCGGCCGCAACGTCACCGGCGTCCAGGGCGACGCCGCTGACCTGGACGACCTGGACCGCCTGTACGACACCGTCAAGCGGGAGAAGGGCAGCCTCGACGTGCTGTGGGCCAGCGCCGGCGGCGGCGAGCCCGCCCCGCTCGGCGAGATCACCGAGGCCCAGTTCGACACCTGGTTCGGGCTCAACGCCCGCGGCACCCTGTTCACCGTCCAGAAGGCCCTCCCGCTCTTCAACGACGGCGGCTCCATCCTCATGACCGGCTCCAACGCCTCCCTCGGCGCCTTCCCCGGCTGGAGCGTCTACGCCGGCAGCAAGGCCGTCCAGCAGGCATGGGCCCGCATCTGGCTCAACGAGCTAAAGGACCGCCGCATCCGCGTCAACGTCCTGACCCCCGGCCAGGTCGCCACCGCCAAGCAGGAAGAACTCTTCGACGAGGCCACCAAGCGCCAGTTCGAGTCCCTCATCCCCCGCGGCCAGATGGGCCGCCCCGACGAAATCGCCACCGCCGCCCTCTTCCTCGCCTCCGACGACTCCAGCTACGTCAACGGCATGGAACTCGTCGCCGACGGCGGCACCACCGCCATCTGA
- a CDS encoding TetR/AcrR family transcriptional regulator gives MTELEKGPTGRRRGRGARERILSASQQLFREQGINRTGMDQLCAAAEVSKRTAYQHFTGKDELVAEYLRRFDPSVLPGVFDRTDLTPRERLLAAFDIPPTTPLCPYIAAAVELHDSQHPASQYARDYKKAVAARLADTAREAGAADPEQLGEQLALLIDGAAARTRVLDADAFPTAAAIAAVLIDNAIPATAGDDRRREEVSS, from the coding sequence ATGACGGAGTTGGAGAAGGGCCCCACGGGCCGCCGCCGCGGCCGGGGCGCCCGCGAGCGCATCCTCAGCGCGTCCCAGCAGCTGTTCCGCGAGCAGGGCATCAACCGCACCGGCATGGACCAGCTTTGCGCGGCGGCCGAGGTGTCCAAGCGCACGGCCTACCAGCACTTCACCGGCAAGGACGAACTCGTGGCCGAGTACCTCCGCCGGTTCGACCCCTCCGTTCTGCCCGGCGTGTTCGATCGCACCGACCTCACGCCCCGTGAACGGCTCCTCGCGGCCTTCGACATCCCCCCCACCACCCCCCTGTGCCCCTACATCGCCGCCGCCGTCGAACTCCACGACTCCCAGCACCCCGCGTCCCAGTACGCACGCGACTACAAGAAAGCCGTCGCCGCGCGGCTCGCCGACACCGCCCGCGAAGCCGGCGCCGCCGACCCTGAACAGCTCGGCGAGCAGCTCGCGCTGCTCATCGACGGCGCCGCGGCCCGCACCCGGGTCCTCGACGCGGACGCCTTCCCCACCGCCGCCGCCATCGCCGCCGTCCTCATCGACAACGCCATCCCCGCCACAGCCGGCGATGACCGGCGACGGGAGGAAGTGTCAAGCTAA
- a CDS encoding MerR family transcriptional regulator, translated as MHEELLTIGRFARLCRLSIKQLRHYDETGLLAPVHVDAHSGYRYYAPEQARDALTVALLRETDLPLAVIAQALSAEPESRAQILRAERDRLAERISRDQARLEMLERLAEGGLPGYEVTMGREPERRLAVVRAACAFEEIGETFGACVGRLLPVLGKGGIAWEPPLWGLYPLDLDERMEIAVGAQTSQGEGTPGLEFETLPGGPVAETVHLGSYAQLPLAYNALFAAVHERGLRPQAPVREVYLVGPAEAPQEEWMTRLIIPVQENTA; from the coding sequence ATGCACGAAGAACTGCTCACCATCGGGCGCTTCGCCCGCCTGTGCCGGCTCAGCATCAAGCAGCTCCGGCACTACGACGAGACGGGGCTCTTGGCCCCGGTCCACGTGGACGCCCACTCCGGCTACCGCTATTACGCGCCTGAGCAGGCACGTGATGCCCTGACCGTTGCCCTGCTCCGGGAGACGGATCTTCCCTTGGCGGTGATCGCCCAGGCGCTGTCCGCCGAGCCCGAATCCAGGGCACAGATCCTGCGCGCCGAGCGGGACCGGCTGGCCGAGCGGATCAGCAGGGATCAGGCACGGCTGGAGATGCTGGAGCGGCTGGCGGAGGGCGGCCTTCCCGGCTATGAGGTGACGATGGGCAGAGAGCCGGAGCGGCGGCTGGCGGTGGTGCGGGCGGCCTGTGCCTTCGAGGAGATCGGAGAGACGTTCGGGGCATGCGTGGGACGGCTGTTGCCCGTGCTCGGCAAGGGGGGAATCGCATGGGAGCCGCCGCTGTGGGGGCTGTATCCGCTGGATCTGGACGAGCGGATGGAGATCGCCGTCGGAGCGCAGACCTCGCAGGGGGAGGGGACGCCCGGCCTGGAGTTCGAGACGCTGCCCGGCGGACCCGTCGCCGAGACCGTGCACCTCGGGTCCTATGCCCAGCTCCCCCTGGCCTACAACGCTCTCTTCGCCGCTGTCCACGAGCGCGGGCTGCGTCCGCAAGCGCCGGTACGTGAGGTCTATCTCGTCGGGCCGGCGGAGGCACCGCAAGAAGAATGGATGACCCGGCTGATCATCCCCGTCCAGGAAAACACGGCATGA
- a CDS encoding BtrH N-terminal domain-containing protein gives MTTVIDLDARGTRHCETSALGVLLRHQGLDLSEPMLFGLGSGLSFIYWDSKSMGFPFLGGRVKPFELTRNLATALGLDLLVQETTSPRRAWENVAAHIEAGRPVGLQLDSYHLDYFGSKVHFGGHVVAMYGYDDHDAYLVDTDQQGGTVTTSLTSLARARAARGPMTAKHRSFTLAAPKHLPSPQGHIIPAITACAEAFLNPPIANLGHRGIEKAGKQVRTWLQRTDNPQRDLPQAALLMEQAGTGGALFRNLYRDFLAECTQLLDSDHLRTGHAMYTEAATLWTEVAALITRAGASGDTQCLVRAGAILHDLSRIEHAAMRALSRLATFGGPRT, from the coding sequence ATGACCACGGTGATTGACCTTGACGCCCGTGGTACGCGGCACTGCGAGACGTCGGCTCTGGGGGTGCTGCTGCGACACCAGGGACTCGATCTGTCCGAGCCCATGCTCTTCGGCCTCGGCTCCGGCCTGTCCTTCATCTACTGGGACAGCAAGAGCATGGGCTTCCCCTTCCTCGGGGGACGGGTCAAGCCCTTCGAGCTGACCAGGAACCTGGCCACCGCACTCGGGCTGGACCTCCTGGTTCAGGAGACCACCTCCCCTCGCCGGGCATGGGAGAACGTGGCGGCCCACATCGAGGCCGGCCGCCCCGTCGGACTGCAGCTCGACAGCTATCACCTGGACTACTTCGGATCGAAGGTGCACTTCGGCGGTCATGTCGTCGCCATGTACGGCTACGACGACCACGACGCCTACCTGGTGGACACGGACCAGCAAGGCGGAACGGTGACCACCAGCCTGACCAGCCTCGCCCGGGCCAGGGCCGCGCGCGGCCCGATGACCGCCAAGCACCGGTCCTTCACCCTCGCCGCCCCGAAGCACCTGCCCTCCCCACAGGGCCACATCATTCCCGCCATCACCGCCTGCGCCGAGGCCTTCCTCAACCCGCCCATCGCCAACCTCGGCCACCGAGGCATCGAAAAGGCCGGCAAGCAGGTACGCACATGGCTCCAGCGGACCGACAACCCGCAGCGGGACCTACCCCAGGCCGCCCTCCTGATGGAGCAGGCCGGCACCGGCGGCGCCCTGTTCCGCAACCTCTACCGCGACTTCCTCGCCGAATGCACCCAACTGCTCGACAGCGACCACCTGCGCACCGGCCACGCGATGTACACCGAGGCGGCCACCCTATGGACGGAAGTCGCCGCACTCATCACCCGCGCCGGTGCATCAGGTGATACGCAGTGCCTCGTCCGGGCCGGCGCCATCCTCCATGACCTTTCCCGCATAGAGCACGCGGCCATGCGCGCGCTGAGCCGCCTGGCAACCTTTGGCGGCCCCCGTACCTGA
- a CDS encoding membrane-associated oxidoreductase: MRPDDLTGPELRLWAAFAAGGEVDLRPRDAVGGTAVDGGGWGPERRVRASVVRSLLLGGADAISGETPMVHLVGARIAGKLRLVFAEVCCVLWLEECWFEEAPQLYGATLRVTSFGGSCLPGLGMGATTVDGNLDLMNCRVQGKVDVHDAHLSGSLLLQGAHLSHAGGVALDGARLEAKGVVGTDGFRADGELRLLQARLSDGLHLRGAALHQPGGEALFAPGIQVPTTIDCGEGFRADGAITLTGATVGGSVSFDDASLTPARGNALSCPHLQAGELLLRPARATGGMDLRHAAIGVLRLHDDGHEQSPLQLDGLVYRSLEPHLAVNDRLELLSRDPDGYRPQPYQQLATVYQSIGQDRDARTVLLTRQRHRRTTLPWYARAWGYVQDATVGYGYLPERAAVWLLALLATGTTVFALHRPHLPSGTTHPVFNPVMYSLDLLLPVIDFGQERAFQPTGPTQWIAWLLIGAGWLLATALAAGITRVLSRQ, translated from the coding sequence ATGCGCCCAGATGACCTCACCGGCCCGGAACTCCGGCTCTGGGCGGCATTCGCCGCGGGGGGCGAAGTCGATCTGCGTCCGCGCGACGCGGTCGGCGGAACGGCGGTGGACGGCGGCGGCTGGGGGCCGGAGCGGCGGGTGCGGGCCTCGGTGGTCCGCTCGTTGCTGCTGGGCGGTGCCGATGCCATCAGCGGTGAAACTCCGATGGTCCACCTGGTGGGTGCCCGGATAGCGGGGAAGCTGCGCCTGGTCTTCGCCGAGGTGTGCTGCGTGCTGTGGCTGGAGGAGTGCTGGTTCGAGGAGGCGCCGCAGCTGTACGGGGCCACACTTCGGGTGACCAGTTTCGGTGGCTCGTGCCTACCGGGGCTGGGGATGGGCGCCACGACGGTGGACGGGAACCTCGACCTGATGAACTGTCGCGTACAGGGCAAGGTCGACGTGCATGACGCGCACCTCAGCGGGAGCCTGCTCCTCCAGGGCGCGCACCTCTCCCATGCCGGCGGTGTGGCCCTGGACGGCGCACGCCTGGAGGCGAAGGGCGTCGTCGGGACCGACGGATTCCGCGCCGACGGGGAGCTGCGACTGCTGCAGGCGCGCCTCAGTGACGGCCTGCACCTGCGCGGGGCGGCGCTGCACCAACCCGGCGGTGAGGCCCTGTTCGCCCCCGGTATCCAGGTCCCCACGACCATCGATTGCGGCGAGGGCTTCCGCGCCGACGGAGCCATCACGCTGACCGGCGCCACTGTCGGCGGGTCGGTCAGCTTCGATGACGCATCCCTCACGCCCGCCCGGGGAAACGCCCTCTCCTGCCCTCACCTCCAGGCCGGGGAGCTGCTCCTTCGACCCGCGCGGGCCACGGGAGGCATGGATCTGCGCCACGCCGCCATCGGTGTACTCCGGCTCCATGACGACGGTCACGAGCAGTCGCCGCTCCAACTCGACGGGCTGGTCTACCGGTCGCTGGAACCGCACCTGGCCGTCAACGATCGCCTTGAGCTGCTGAGCCGCGACCCCGACGGGTACCGGCCCCAGCCGTACCAGCAGCTCGCCACCGTCTACCAGTCCATCGGCCAGGACCGCGACGCCCGGACCGTGCTCCTGACCCGCCAGCGCCACCGCCGTACGACCCTCCCCTGGTACGCCCGGGCTTGGGGGTACGTGCAGGATGCCACCGTCGGGTACGGCTACTTGCCGGAACGTGCCGCCGTGTGGCTGCTGGCCCTGCTCGCCACCGGAACCACCGTCTTCGCCCTGCACCGGCCCCACCTGCCCAGTGGTACGACCCATCCGGTGTTCAACCCCGTGATGTACAGCCTGGACCTGCTCCTTCCTGTGATCGACTTCGGCCAGGAGCGGGCGTTCCAGCCGACGGGGCCGACCCAGTGGATCGCCTGGCTCCTGATCGGCGCGGGCTGGCTGCTGGCCACGGCCCTGGCCGCGGGCATCACCCGAGTCCTCTCCCGCCAATAG
- a CDS encoding vWA domain-containing protein — MAIDYRKSPKAPTPAISLEKVAAQAPGLVSLYKTAAVSLAKHGADGQRAAVYLVLDRSGSMRPYYRDGSVQHLAEQTLALAAHLDDDGIVPVVFFSTEIDGTAEISLDAYQDRINPLHDSMGHMGRTNYHVAMQAVIDHYQSSGADDPAFVVFQTDGSPTSKAAAEHVLCTAARLPIFWQFIGFGDDEFRFLHRLDELPVPNRRIVDNAGFFAAGPKPKGLSDAALYDQLLHEFPQWLAAARSAGVLKG; from the coding sequence ATGGCCATCGACTACCGCAAGTCCCCTAAGGCGCCCACCCCAGCGATCAGTCTGGAAAAGGTAGCCGCGCAGGCTCCGGGGCTGGTCAGCCTCTACAAGACGGCTGCGGTCTCGCTGGCCAAGCACGGCGCCGACGGGCAGCGTGCCGCGGTGTACCTGGTTCTGGACCGTTCCGGGAGCATGCGCCCGTACTACCGTGACGGCTCCGTACAGCACTTGGCGGAGCAGACGCTGGCTCTCGCGGCCCACCTCGATGACGACGGGATCGTGCCGGTCGTCTTCTTCTCCACGGAGATCGACGGGACGGCTGAGATCAGCCTCGATGCCTACCAGGACCGGATCAACCCCCTGCACGACTCGATGGGGCACATGGGCCGTACCAACTACCACGTCGCCATGCAGGCCGTCATCGACCACTACCAGTCGTCCGGAGCCGACGACCCGGCATTCGTCGTCTTCCAGACCGACGGCTCCCCCACGTCCAAGGCGGCGGCAGAGCATGTGCTGTGCACGGCCGCGAGGCTGCCCATCTTCTGGCAGTTCATCGGGTTCGGCGACGACGAGTTCCGCTTCCTGCACAGGTTGGACGAGCTGCCGGTGCCCAACCGGCGCATCGTCGACAACGCGGGCTTCTTCGCCGCCGGACCGAAACCGAAGGGCCTCTCCGACGCCGCGCTCTACGATCAGTTGCTCCATGAGTTCCCGCAGTGGCTCGCCGCCGCCCGCTCCGCCGGTGTCCTGAAGGGCTGA
- a CDS encoding TetR/AcrR family transcriptional regulator, which yields MPTGVAMRDVREQLFHAAERVLLRDGPSALTSRAVTTEAGCAKGILHRHFADFDAFLAELVLDRIARLDHQSAALRDSAGTGTVADHLAGALTTLFESVAVAIISLVTSRDELRARLRETTPTGVPLLTEATAMIASYLAAERDRGRIAPDADIDALAPTLIGAGHLLFADREAGPPDAGALRKVVTTVIAEAVRDARP from the coding sequence GTGCCGACAGGGGTGGCCATGCGTGACGTACGCGAGCAGCTGTTCCACGCCGCCGAGCGCGTCCTGCTCCGGGACGGGCCGAGCGCGCTGACCAGTCGGGCGGTCACCACGGAGGCGGGCTGCGCCAAGGGCATCCTGCACCGGCACTTCGCCGACTTCGACGCCTTCCTCGCCGAGCTCGTCCTGGATCGCATCGCCCGGCTCGACCACCAGTCCGCCGCTCTGCGCGACTCCGCCGGGACCGGCACCGTCGCCGACCACCTCGCCGGCGCACTGACGACCCTGTTCGAGTCGGTCGCCGTGGCCATCATCAGCCTCGTCACCTCGCGCGACGAGCTACGCGCCCGGCTCCGCGAAACCACGCCGACCGGCGTGCCGCTCCTGACGGAGGCCACGGCCATGATCGCGTCCTACCTCGCCGCCGAGCGGGACCGGGGCCGCATCGCGCCCGACGCCGATATCGACGCACTCGCGCCGACGTTGATCGGCGCAGGGCATCTGCTCTTCGCGGACCGCGAAGCCGGGCCGCCGGATGCCGGGGCCCTCCGCAAGGTGGTGACCACCGTCATCGCCGAGGCCGTGCGGGATGCGCGGCCCTGA
- a CDS encoding class I SAM-dependent methyltransferase, translated as MAESFGSDAERYDQARPRYPQAMVDRIATGSPGLAVPDVPDILDVGCGTGIAARQFQDAGRTVLGVEPDARMAEVARRLGTEVDIATFEAWDPAGREFDAVIAGQAWHWIDPVAGAAKAAQVLRPHTRLAAFWNVFQLPPDLAEAVATSYQRAVPDAPFDFRAMTRGGLDANQPILTKAADGIREAGAFGEPEQWRFDWERTYTRDAWLDQIPTQGAFTRLSPAKLAEVLEGVGAAIDAMGGSFTMPYATVVITATRTAA; from the coding sequence ATGGCGGAGTCGTTCGGCTCGGATGCCGAACGCTACGACCAGGCGCGGCCCCGCTATCCCCAAGCCATGGTGGACCGGATCGCCACCGGCAGCCCCGGCCTCGCCGTGCCCGACGTCCCCGACATCCTCGACGTCGGCTGTGGCACGGGTATCGCGGCCCGGCAGTTCCAGGACGCGGGCCGCACGGTGCTCGGGGTCGAGCCGGACGCGCGGATGGCCGAGGTGGCGCGGCGGCTCGGGACGGAGGTCGACATCGCGACGTTCGAAGCCTGGGACCCGGCCGGTCGGGAATTCGACGCCGTGATCGCGGGCCAGGCATGGCACTGGATCGATCCGGTCGCGGGAGCGGCCAAGGCCGCCCAGGTGCTGCGGCCCCACACCCGACTGGCCGCGTTCTGGAACGTCTTCCAGCTCCCGCCCGACCTGGCGGAAGCCGTCGCCACGAGCTACCAACGGGCCGTGCCCGACGCGCCGTTCGACTTCCGGGCGATGACGCGGGGCGGCCTGGACGCCAACCAGCCGATACTCACCAAGGCCGCCGACGGGATACGGGAGGCAGGCGCGTTCGGCGAACCGGAGCAATGGCGGTTCGACTGGGAGCGGACCTACACCCGGGACGCGTGGCTGGACCAGATCCCCACCCAGGGCGCCTTCACCCGGCTCTCCCCGGCCAAGCTGGCGGAGGTGCTGGAGGGCGTGGGGGCAGCCATCGACGCGATGGGCGGCAGCTTCACGATGCCGTACGCGACGGTGGTGATCACCGCGACGCGAACTGCCGCGTGA
- a CDS encoding GNAT family N-acetyltransferase produces the protein MEIRAFEERDWSQVWPIVEQIVRKGDTFCYDPHQTEAQAHEMWVVPPPGHVVVAVEGERVLGTSNMYANRPGPGAHIASGNFMVASEARGRGVGQALGEYLLNWASSSGFAGVQFNAVAASNAPAVGLYERLGFTVIGTVPGAFRHPELGPVGLHVMYHDLGA, from the coding sequence ATGGAAATCCGGGCGTTCGAGGAACGTGACTGGTCGCAGGTCTGGCCGATCGTCGAGCAGATTGTCCGTAAGGGAGACACCTTCTGCTACGACCCCCACCAGACGGAGGCGCAGGCACACGAGATGTGGGTGGTGCCGCCCCCGGGGCATGTCGTGGTGGCCGTAGAGGGCGAGCGGGTGCTCGGCACCTCGAATATGTACGCCAATCGGCCCGGTCCCGGTGCCCATATCGCCAGTGGCAACTTCATGGTGGCGTCCGAGGCGCGCGGCCGGGGTGTCGGTCAGGCGCTGGGCGAGTATCTGCTCAACTGGGCCTCGAGCAGCGGCTTCGCCGGCGTGCAGTTCAATGCGGTCGCGGCTTCGAACGCGCCTGCTGTCGGGCTGTACGAGCGCCTCGGGTTCACCGTCATCGGCACCGTGCCGGGCGCGTTTCGGCATCCGGAGCTGGGGCCGGTCGGACTGCACGTCATGTATCACGACCTGGGTGCCTGA